Below is a window of Penaeus monodon isolate SGIC_2016 chromosome 26, NSTDA_Pmon_1, whole genome shotgun sequence DNA.
atcacaACTCATCAAAAATTGTCCAGAAGGAATTAATACAAACTTTGGGCCTTTAATCAACCCTTaggttaaaaaacccctttttcgacggggtggcatgtacgcacatgcaaAGGCATGGTGGGGCCTCTGCCCGGGGGGCACGTCGCCATGCCATGAGTTGCATGGAcagccatgagtttttttttttttttttttacaaacacggtaaaagattatttttttaccagtgaaaaatgtgattaagtcggtttttaAAAATGCTTATTTTATTGGGGCTATAGACCCCAATAATGATCAACTAGGAgtctataaaacaacaaaatccctttagtctcgatttatcaggaatttTTCAAgaggactgtaaaaaaaaatgaaatttaaaataccaTATTTCGTGAATACGAAGAAACGggatgggatgctggtatttggcatgaggggGCACGCAGCTAGGGCGCCCATATAAGCCCCCGCAGCGAGGCCCCGCCTTATGAATACTACCCTCAataggggttaattttttttgtattttgatatctTCTAGTAATAGATGTGGAGTGTGTATCTTATTTAGTAATTCTGTAGTTAGGGGTTGGATCTTTTTCTTAACATTAATAGATTTAATATTTCTAGagctaaaattttattatttgcaatACTAATtacagtgaaagggaaaaaatctgttTTCCTGTCAgtattagataatttttttttctaatattactaGTCTATGATATGACTTGGAAGTAAGGTTATTTTATATGGGTAGCAGTCATTTTGGGATATGATTTTTGGATGGATATAGTCAGTGATAATGTttgtaactaataataatacttagcTATCTTTAGCcttctttaatttgttttgttcttttttaattgttttagtaATAAATGTTAAAAGAATATTTACTACACGGATACTGCATTTGCTGTCAGAATCATGATAGGTTTAACTTCATGCACATCCATTTTTTAACCCATAAGGGATAGGGAAATTCAGAGCTTCATGTGTACCCAGGatgagaggaataagaaaacCTTTtagtaagaaagggaaaaaaaaatgctcattgGGTTTTGGATGGTATGACATACCTGCCATGTTCACTATAATTTATGAATTGTGTTTAGATATTGAAGGGTCCACAAGTACTTAGTCTATTATTTGTCCCATATATCTCACCTGCTtacacttttccttgattttagattattttttctgtttcatcattagtattataataacataataataatcataatgttaataattataaaaacagttATTGATttcaatagttaaaaaaaaaaaacaacacccacaaggAACAAAATAGCGTGCTTATGTCAGTTTCATTTAggtgaaaatggtaaaaatgCCTTTAGGTAAAATATGCCTTATAGGCTGTAACTGATTACTATAAAtccttttgtctttcattttcagTTGACACACAAACTATAGactattattttactttactatGTGGGCACATCAGGCAAAAGACGGGAAGAGTtgtttactaatttttttatctatcatttacaGAGCTTTTGGTTCTGTTTTTCCATATCCTGTGTGGATATATAGCTCTAAACCCCCAGTCCTTGATGCGTTAAATCTGCTCTTAATGATCATTTTAAGGTCTAAAAATTACAGTTTAGTTTGCTTCAAAGGTGCTTTATTGAACCTGAAAAAGGTAATTCTACAGTGTTGACAGTAATTTCAAGTTTGCATTACAACCATTTTCAGACGTGACAGGAGTGTCGCGCtcagggagggtgaggaagaaatCATCAAAGTTAGCAGACTTCGAGTCTCCGGATGAGATCGACACCGGGTTTTTAAGCGTAAAACTGACAGCCGCAAAAATCACCACAAAAAGTAATGAACCTCAAGAATgagtttattttttacttctataTCTTCGGGAAATACAAAGACTCTAGAGATGATTCTgcgatataaaaatttaaagtccaccaagtgtgtgggtgagggtgtaTTTCAGTTGTGGGAAAACCGTATAGATTCTGAAAGGTGGATTTTTAAGCATGTGAACATTACAAATTTAGATTTGCTTTtagaccgtaaaaaaaagaaaatacgtaaaTTGTTTGTAAAATCATTGCTTAATTTGATGAGCTTTTTGTTTTTGCACAGTACATGCTTctgtattttttacatttctttcctcCTATGATTATGTTTGGGTCTTTCAGGGTAGTGATGTATATGATGAATCAGATGGTGAGATTGATGATGACTTACTTAAAGTAAAGATGGTAAGTTGTAAGttgtaatagttttttaaaatcagAAGAATTGCTCTCATGTTGTTGCATGATTTTGGTGTTGCGTGCTTTACAGATAAAGatgtactttttaaaatattaagttCCCTCTGGCTTTATGTTTAAGAGTGTCATGAAAATATAGAAACTGTAAGGTAAGGATGGGACACAGATAAATTTTGTGAAGCTGTTTCTGTGTTCTGTTCTGGTGTATGTGTGAAAAAGTGAGTCAAAATTGAAATTTCTtcagtgggaaaaaattttatgaatttgttatttttgctgGGAAGAATAACATTGCATTTTTTTGCTTAGCAAATCCTGTTAGTTgaaatatcttttataaaatctTCTCTCGTGTGACAAAAAAAAGGCTTTGTTCTCAGAAGTCCATACTTCAAATATCCTTAAACTTCAACTTTGAAGTGAAAAAATTTGCGCGATTCACATATTACTTCTTTTGTTTTGGTTCCTTCATTCTGCCCCTCTCTTTATGGCTGGGAATGTTAAATCATATATAGCTATTCCAAAATAAAGATGTGTAAATGAGAGATCTGCTTTGCATTAAGTACATGATTATTGCAATCATAATTGAAGAAATTCTGTCCATTTATGAGCATGTATAGATGAAATTAGGAAAATGTTtgatctcattatttttatacacaaaattttTCCAGAGGATGTAGTTTTTGAATCCAAACTCACACACTTTCTCACTATTTGCAGAGCCTTTAGAAGTTGATGATTGgggaacaatgatgatggtgatgaagacattgtagagggtgatgataatgatgatgggatgaaGGGAATGATCCCTTGCATGTTGATGATGACTCGACCGATATGCCACGAGAAACCTCTAATTATACCCAGTGAGTAGAGacgatttattttttctgttatttctgtttcattttaaCCTTTTTCAAATGGGGTGACACATAGTTAGATATTgaaacaaaaatttccttttatcatttttttccttttagggaaaaaaaaaaatcttgagaatTTGTGCTTCTATGAATTtgcatcttattattatattttttttttcatgttatcaaGGTCTTTTTGAAAATCCagcttatcatttattttcagtattttttatggGGAGAATTATTAAAAAAGATGAAAGTGAACATTGGAATAAATTTTGATGTGTTTCTTGCTCATACCacagataattttatatagcattttgggttttttggtctAAAATTCTATACTATGAAATAGTTGTTTCATGGAATTTATATCAGTAAAGATTCTGCTAAAAAAAGATAAGGTTACATATTTGTTGAGATGTTAGGATTCCATTACAGTAGAAGGAAGAAGTGGATGGAGCATGTAAAATACCTGCAAACTTGTTTGTTATGACAAATGTGAAAAGGAATGTTGGGAACGAATATTTTCACCCGTGGAAGAGATTATTTGATGCATATTTATTGTTTGCCCCATCTTCATGATAGCTTGTAGTGTCCATCCTTATCTGTCAGCCAAACAATGCAATTCCCATCTGTCTATGAAAGTGTGAGTCCTACAGGTGGGAACTGAAATTGGTTGACCGATAGCTTGGGATAGGCACTAGGGAAAGGTATGATCACACTCTCCTCTTACCCTCTTGCTTTGTGATAATTTATCTAAAAGATTTGCATGGAAAGCTGTGTAATCTTTTATAtacactaaatatgtatatattttttatggtttgaCGCACAAAAAATGACCCTCTCAAAGTAGGTTAGAAAGCACTGCTATGCATATTAAGTTGTTAAATGTTAAATTATCAAAATGTGTGAAGATTTAAAAGCTAGTGATAGCAGATGATCAAATATGATGAAGCCCAACCCctatacagagaaaaagaagactttAAACTCATTACTTAACTTTGTGATCAAGAACATATCTGGTCTGATTGTTACAAACATCAGACTGGAAAATACTATCATCAGTTTGTGTCATTAAATGATATTTGGTTTGACTGATGACAgcctataaatttttttgtgtatttgtatatatgtattcattaaaaAAGGCATTTAGACTATGTAGAAAGTACTTTTTCAAAATCATTTCAGGGCAATTTGATTGTGCTTTTTTGATATTGTACAAGCTTTGCTgctatatttgtaataaaaaggTTAACATTATGAGTTTTAGAGTATGTGATTTTTGCTTAaacaaatgaaattttgaatgcaTTCAGATATCTAAAATAGACtaatataaacaatgaaaattataagttTGGGACAACACTTCCATTTAATATTTACCatggtatacaaaaaaaaatagctgaTCCCACTAAATTACTCATTACAGGCTCAGTCTCTGTACCTGTCTGGAACAAGTAAAAAGAACATATGCTGAAGGACGGCCAGGTTGTGCAGAGAAAGAAGCGCAGCGCAAAGATAAGGAGTAagttctgtttcttctcttaccATCTGAGAATTTCAAGGATTTACAAATAAAAACTGACATGCTTGTTTATCTTTAATCTTGATTcgccaatttttaaatttaatggaaTTGTTTACACCGAGCGAATCAGTCAATTCAAATCATGGCGATTCATGGCGATTCAGAAACACTGATGCGCGCAGTCCCATTTTTTCATCAGTCAAAGGGGAATCAGCCGAGAAGGAAAACATGATGCAAGTGGAACTCCTCATCAGTTTAGTGCAAAAACGACGTGCTATTTATGATCCTAGTGATCCGTGCACGGTAATCGTTATGTAATTGCTGCGTTATGGAATGATATTGCTACagaaatgaaatgcaaaggtaagtttaacagtttttatttaaatatattaggcTTCTATTACAGTagaaattacatgtatatactgaACTATAGAAGGGATTACTGTACTAGCACTATTATTTGcctattaaaaaacaacaacaaagcgtTGTGAATATGGGTTTGGGTACTTTTATTTCGCAACTGTAAGGCATTTTGTCTACTTTTCCAAAAGTGTGATATAGCTAACCGCCAGCCAGCCAGGACCAGGCAGAGTAGAGGGGGGGTGTAGGCTACAGTTCCTATTATTAAAATTGTCTCTGATTTCGTTCACTAATGTTTtacataatgttttttaaaagtaaatggtAATATGACAAAAAAGTAGGAATAACTTAGCTgcctataattattttaatattatcctcCGTATACAATACGTTAAACCTAACTACAGAGTTGATATGGTATAAACTGGTGTGGCCNNNNNNNNNNNNNNNNNNNNNNNNNNNNNNNNNNNNNNNNNNNNNNNNNNNNNNNNNNNNNNNNNNNNNNNNNNNNNNNNNNNNNNNNNNNNNNNNNNNNGGAGGATGTGCATGAGCTGAACACTCACGTGATCATTGCTCCTCTGGCAGGAACACTGGGAGCACCGGTTCACTCTCAACTTTGCCTTAGACTTCTTCAGTGGCTTTTTAGTCTTCTTAGACCGCAAGTTGAACTTTTTTATTTGCCTGTATGGCTTTGAGGTTAATCTACGAGTAGAGATCAGCCTAGATGAACCACCTTCTCCATGGTCACCGTCCATAACAGCCATAGATAGCTGAACAGGAAGAGAAGATAATATCATGTTAGAATAAACAAACTGTTGAAAGGAAGTATtgtcatatacaaataatatctttttttaggaatgtttaaaACCTGAATCCTTCCTCTATCTCATATGTGGCTaaatccaaagaaaaaagaagagcatGGTATTTCACAGAGCCCTAAATGGATACTCTTTCTAACTTTGGATCCTAGGAGAGAGATCAAATCACACACAGGGTGACTGAAACTGCTAGTCCCCCAGCCCCATGTTACCACTGTATCACAGCAGCCTcaacaaattttaaatagatcacataaatatcatatatatatatatatatatatatatatatatatatatatatatatatatatatatacatatacatatatatatatatatatatatatatatacatatagatagatgtatagatagatagatatatatatatatatatatatatatatatataatatatatataataatatgatatatatatatatatatatctatatatatatatatatatattatatatatatatattatatatatatatattattatatatatatatatatatatataatatatataatatatatatatatattatatatatattttatatatatatttataatatataatatataatatatatattatatatatatatacacatacatatatatacatatttatatatatacatatatgtatattcatatatctatacatatttatatacgtacacacatatatatatatatatatatatatatatatatatatatatatatatatatatatatatgatatttatgtgatctatttaaaatttgttgAGGCTGCTGTGATACAGTGGTAACATGGGGCTGGGGGACTAGCAGTTTCAGTCACCCTGTGTGTGATTTGATCTCTCTCCTAGGATCCAAAGTTAGAAAGAGTTTCCATTTAGGGCTCTGTGAAATACCatgctcttcttttttctttggatttAGCCACATATGAGATAGAGGAAGGATTAAGGTTTtgaaacattcctaaaaaaagatattatttgtatatgacaATACTTCCTTTCAACAGTTTGTTTATTCTAACATGATATTATCTTCTCTTCCTGTTCAGCTATCTATGGCTGTTATGGACGGTGACCATGGAGAAGGTGGTTCATCTAGGCTGATCTCTACTCGTAGATTAACCTCAAAGCCATACAGGCAAATAAAAAAGTTCAACTTGCGGTCTAAGAAGACTAAAAAGCCACTGAAGAAGTCTAAGGCAAAGTTGAGAGTGAACCGGTGCTCCCAGTGTTCCTGCCAGAGGAGCAATGATGATCACCGTGAGTGTTCAGCTCATGCACAGTGCTCCAGAAGCGGGCACTTTGATCCTCTCTCATGTGAAATCTGTTGTCCCAGTGTTCAGGCACTGCTGGATGCAGATACAATTGATAAGGACTCTGAACACTGGAGGAAGCTGAAGAATCGGTTCCTAGTTGCAACAAAATGGGCTTCTAGAAAGAATGTTCCAATGAACTGGCTGGATGAAAAGCTAGCACACAAACTGCAGATTGTCAAGGATCCTAATCACACCAGCACTGTAGCATCACAAGTAGCAGTTGCTGAATCCAAGGTATCACAGGACAAGCTTGTGGATGAAAAGGCAAGCATTCCACTCCATTCGCAAGAGtacttttcattctcttccacAGATGAGTCCACAGGGTCAAATTATGGTTCTCGTacaaataggagaaagagaaagaaaaagagagccgCTCAGTGTTCTTGTTGCTTAATACCAATCAGAGAAGACGGGCATCGCAAGTGCTCAGCTCATGCTTCCTGCACAAAGTCTGGAATCTTTAACCCTCAGGCTTGTCGTATATGCTCACCACATGTTAAGGCTTTACTAAAGGCAGAGACAATTGACAAGAAATCTGTCCATTGGAAGGCATTAAAGGGTCGCTTCACTAATGCAAAAAAGTGGGCCTCAAGAAAGGGTCTTGTTTTGAAATGGGGAGATGACAAGCTAGCACATGCACTCCAATTGAATAGAGAGTACATGCGATCAAAGAGTGAGGTTTCCACAGCTTCCCCTGCTCAACAACAATCCAACATTCCCAGTTCCGGCACTATTCAAGAGAACCAATTATCTCAGGACAAATTCAGGGATATAGTATATCAATATGTCACCGAGGTTCTCAAGGAGAAGTGCAGTGAAGACCTCTTGCAAAACTTGCCTGCAGCTCATTCTTCCAAAGCGTCCAGGGTAGGGGGGTAAGGTTGGATCTTTCTCATCTTTACCGCCaccaaaaaggagaagaaagatttcTCCTCATTCTGCATTAGACCACTCTCTGTCAGCAAAGGAAGGGTCATCTTCTGGTTTACATCCTGACATGGTAcattcctccattccttcctcttcctttgagTCAGCTATGCCTCTTCCATATCCAGTAACCACAGATAAACCACCTGCCATAGGTGTGCTTGGAGAGGGTACAGGTAATTCTCTTCCGGGTATATGGTTTCCAGTGCCATCAGATTGGAATGTTAGTATGGTCGGCGGTAAACTCGTTGCTACTAAACCATTTGTGGATGAAAACGGTGCACTATCTCGTCAACCGATTGATAATGTTGAGTTTCAAATCACACGGAACTCGGGGAACAGTGTCATGAAATGTAGATATGTTCCCTCAACAGACAGCAGTACGTATCATTCGTGGGAGGCGGCAGCGAACAGGTTGAAGCAGTCTCTGGCTGAAGCAGATCAGCTTTTCCCAGATAAACATTCCAACATTACTGTAGCTCTGTCTGCCACATCAAATGGACTAGATGTAAATTTTCATCAAGAGCCCTCTGAAGTATTAACAGCGCTTGGAGAAGAGTTTGTAGAGCTGTGGAAATCTGTAGCGGATGCATATGCACCGAGGATGCTGTCTCTGCCTCCAGGATTCACAGGGGTGAGTTCCATTGCTGGGCCATCAGCTTATGCACAGACACTTCGATTCCTGTCTGCTCCTCGCATCCAAATGGATGACATTCCTGTGCACCTGCGTCGGCCTCGGATTCATTATGTTGAGGCGGATGGGAGGACTCGGCAGTCCGCATTAGCTTTGAGTTCAGTTCAGGCTGCTTTGGCATATGGCTCAGACTTTGCTGGCAGGATGGCTGAGAAATTACAGTCTGATCCTGAGCTGGACGCAGTATCCGTGATCCGCCTTTTACAACAGCAAATGCTAGATGCAGCGCAGTCATTGACATTCCACGTCAAGGACCTTCTTAAACAAGCAATTCACTTTCGACTTTGCCTGCGTAAGGATACGCTGCCGAAAGTACCTGAAAGCCATCATTATAAGATCGTGAAGGGGGATCCCTTTGCAGCAGATATTTTTGGGCCGGCTTTAGAAAAGGCTATAAATATCAAACCACCTACGACAAAAGACTAGTCATATGACACAAAAGGGAGTTTATTCTCCCTTAAGCCCTTTTAGCTCTAAGTAGAACTTAAACTTCTATTTCCGAAGCATTTCCAGCTTCACTTTTAAGCAAATATCACTTTCTAGAAAGACATTTTCATAGTGCAACCAGTATGAAAGATTGTAGTGACGTAACAGAATAAAAAGTTGAATGTAGAAAAAACATTTATGAATACAGGCTGGATGCAGCTTAGAAATGAAGTTCGTAATAAGTGTTTATGAATGTGGTACGTTGCATGAGAATAGTACGATGatgaaataatgttattttttgtatgacCAGTTTTAAAACCGTGTCTCATCTAGAATGAGACTAAATTTAGGGAGTAAAACTGAAATggtaaaattacaataaaatttacAAGAAGTAAAACAACATCTTTCATTTACTTTAATCAAAGGGACTTAAGCTTCATCAAAGTAATGTCTAACACACAAAAGAAATTGTTGTAAAAAATGATTTTGAGGGTATCATAGACTTCGCATTTATTGTGCACAACTTTCTGGAATCGAGTTGTGGCCTGTGTTTTTCACATTTATAGCCAACCGATAATTCTGTGatttataatgcaaaaaatgaaGTCCTAGTTTTGTAAAATTACAAAGACAATTCAAGGGATTttgaaatgttattaaaattttggtattCATCCATGCAAGACCATATTACGAGGGTTCGTGTTAGACCAACAATATACAATTTTCTTATATAGTACAACTTTTTTTTAGCAGACATGAATCATAGAAAGGATTACGAAGTGAAAATTAAAATCTGAATAGAATATCAAACAATCTGAAGATCTAGGGAAAGGGCTTTGTTGACGAAACGTttggagatataaaaaaaaaccctaccttCTGCATACAAATCTTTTTCTTCCAAGCTTTATACCATAATCGTTCAGTCTGAGGAACCGATATCGCTGAACCATCGGCTCTTTGTGGCATGTAAACTATATTAGGTTCCGGGTGCTTGGAAATGGCCTAAGGAATGGTTCTGGTAGATAACGTGCTTAGGACACGTAGCTATCGCATAGAAGTAAAGGAAATAGAACTTCAGGAAAATCTCTTATTCGTAATTACTATCCTGTTAAAATAGACAGCCATTTTCGTTTCTAAATGCGGAGTTTACCCAATCTAACCATTCaagcttttaaattttcttcgcGAACAAGGTGACGGTGAACATATCTAATTTAGATAATGAGAAGGTTATTTAAGTTCCTTGTAGGGATCTGTGTTCTTACTAAGTGAGTGTTGAGATATGGATGTCCCAGATCTGTTGGGCCCTGAATAGTGTTAAGACTCAAACCAGGGACCTTTAGAACTCCAGCCTAACGCTTATTCCAATAAGGTCTATCAAGATTTGCCATGCTTCCCGTGCATTGCTTTAACGTAACTTCTCTGACGAACCCCCACCCCAGTCCCTTGCTCGAtgtagtcgggggggggggggggggattaggagaCCTCCGACCTCAGCCATcgttttgcatggtcttttcttcttcccctttccttttcctcttcttcattcccttctcaTGTCCACTTATCCTATTAACTCATttctacccttttcgccacaatactttaccctagtgctgtatgacctttgatgtctagcacatttatttgtttttgaactATCAACCATTACACCTTTCTATAGTGCtaaatgacctttgatgtctaacaCAATTATTTTGCTTTGAACCCATTGATCATTAACATTTCTCTGACGAGCAAATGAGCAATATGGGAAGAAATAGGTAAGATTCATCGGAATCTGAATAAAGATTTTTCATAGGAACTATTTTTCCTACAATTGATGTTCAAATTTCAGCATCAGGCTTGGGGTGCGTAGTG
It encodes the following:
- the LOC119590113 gene encoding uncharacterized protein LOC119590113 (The sequence of the model RefSeq protein was modified relative to this genomic sequence to represent the inferred CDS: added 740 bases not found in genome assembly), encoding MFGSKRYCSVCSRRKIEHRHLKLHPFPKDPQRCLEWLRILDIPNLRGKTLKQLNETYRVCSLHFSEDQYHHSGRLMFSAYPSEELSNMSDVRTERENSPEFIEPGELPDELMEESDLGEDSNSGNRANALKLEHSGSPSRRLEDDSSRLMEFEQPEEPETKYRPQEPSKKLIEVGHAMESGIFGEKGIIEVDLLEMDDDDIDVSDSEIIKENSPRLPDDKTSEEETGSKSKQGEQSEGTVDVSQGSDPFDGSSGIIEVGLLDVKDEPLDYANSDDNDVDGDDEDEDDDDGDEDGDEDGNNTTMEEDPLHIDAEFLNMKSESPEPPKYSSKLSMAVMDGDHGEGGSSRLISTRRLTSKPYRQIKKFNLRSKKTKKPLKKSKAKLRVNRCSQCSCQRSNDDHRECSAHAQCSRSGHFDPLSCEICCPSVQALLDADTIDKDSEHWRKLKNRFLVATKWASRKNVPMNWLDEKLAHKLQIVKDPNHTSTVASQVAVAESKVSQDKLVDEKASIPLHSQEYFSFSSTDESTGSNYGSRTNRRKRKKKRAAQCSCCLIPIREDGHRKCSAHASCTKSGIFNPQACRICSPHVKALLKAETIDKKSVHWKALKGRFTNAKKWASRKGLVLKWGDDKLAHALQLNREYMRSKSEVSTASPAQQQSNIPSSGTIQENQLSQDKFRDIVYQYVTEVLKEKCSEDLLQNLPAAHSSKASRVGG